The genomic segment AAAAAGGGTTTCCGATTTTCGATGATCTTAGACCAAAGCCAGACTTAATCATAGTCGCTACCAATGATAAAGATTTGAACCAAGAACTTGCCAAGCAAGCAAAATCAAATAATTATATGGTGCTAGCCGTGGATAACCCCTCTATTAGTGATTTTACACAACTAGCTATAGCTCAGATAGGAGACTTCAGAATTGCCATATCTACTGGTGGAAAGAGTCCTGCAATGGCCAGAGTTTTAAGAAAGAGAATAGAGAAGATAATTAAAAAAGAAGACATACTACAAGTTCAGTTACAAGAATATATGAGAGGGATTATAAAGCAAAAGGTTCCAGACCATAAGATTAGAAGAAGACTTCTTTACACCATACTTAAAAATGATGAAATTCGAAAGCTAATAAGAAATAATGAACTTGATAAAGCAAAGACAATTGCTATGGGGCTTATAAAAGATTCTTCGGTTAATGATATGGTTCAAGTATCTTAGAATTTTTTATTTATAGGGGCTTATTCCAATATTGAGCTAAAGCAAATAAAGCTCCATCGAATAGATAATTGCTTGGCATGACGTCAACTTTCACTTTTAATTCGTGCAACGTCCTTGCCGTTAGGGGGCCGATCGCTACAATAGTCGATTTGTTATTCAGAAGATTTCTTAACTCATTTACGGATATGTGTCTCTTAAGCATTTTAAATAGATTATTGACGGATAACGAGCTACCGAATATTATTGCATGAATCTTTCCATGGATCAAATCATGAATAAAATTTTTCTCAATATATGAATTTTTAGGAATTAGTGATTCATATACATAAATCTCTCTTACGATAACCCTCATCATTTCTAAGTTTTCTTTTAGAGTTGGAGTTGCAGCATTTGTACGGAGCAGATAAACGATTTTGCCTGAAATATCAAGTTGCTTTAGGCTCTCCACGATCCCATGTGAACTATATTTTTCTGGTATTAAGTCCACACGAATTTGGTAAGATTCTAGCTTAGAAGCAGTTTTTGGACCAACTGCTATTATAAAGACTTCATTCAGATATTTTAATAATTTATCTCTTAACTTTAGGATTTGAGCGGATTCAAGTAGATACTTTATACCGTTGACACTCATGAAGATAACGTAATCGACCTTTCCTTTGGCAAGGGTGTCAGTAAAATTCTTAACGATAGATAGGTCATCTGATCTTTTTGTTTCTATAGTTGGAATTAGATAGGGTTCTCCTCCTTCTCTTCTGATAACATCACAGACTTCTTCCGCCTGATCTTGAGGTCTTGTTATGGCAATCGTTCTTCCATTGAACATATAGGCACCTTGAACCAATGAAGTTTTTCCCCAAACTTAACGACTTCGCCTATAACGATTACAGCAGGGGGACCCACCTTCCTTTCTTTAGCTTCATTTACTATTGTGCCGAGCCTGCCAATTAATGTCCTCTGATCTGATAAAGTTCCCCGCTCGATGATCGCTACACGAGTATCCAAGCTCAGACCCCCTCTTATAAGACTCTCCACAATCGACTCTAATTGTCCTACACCCATTAGAATGACAATTGTATCTACCGAATTAGCTAACTTGTCCCACTTTATCGTTTCTTCCTTATTTGTTGCTCGGTGACCTGTGACGATAGCAATAGAGGAAGAATAAGCCCTATGGGTGAGGGGGATGCCTGCATAGGCGGGGGCTGCCAAAGCCGAGGTTATTCCTGGCACTACTTCAAAGTCGATATCATGGCTCATCAATATCTCTGCTTCTTCCCCCCCTCTACCGAAAAGAAATGGGTCTCCACCTTTCAACCTGACTACCATCTTCCCTTTAAGAGCCATGCCGATGATCAATTCGTTGATCTCTTCTTGAGATAACTCATGTTTTCCAGGTCCCTTTCCAACATATATTTTCTCTGTATTCTGTGGGACTAATCGAAGGACCTTTTTGCTTACAAGTCTATCATAAATTACTGCATCTGCCTTATTTAGGAGTTCTACAGCCCTTACTGTAAGAAGATCAGGATCTCCTGGCCCTGCGCCAACAAGGAAGACTTTACCATACCCCATATTTTTTCCTCCACTCGATTTCGAAAGCTTTAGCCCCTTTTTCTAATAGGCTTTGAGCAACCTCACCACCCAACCTTTCAGCTTCGTCAGGATGTCCCTCAGCTGTAGAGAAGATTTTCTTACAAGTATCGACCGAAAAGACACAACCATAAAGTGATAAGGACTTGTCATTGGCACGCCCTATAACTCCAATAGGCACACGACAGCCGCCTTTAAGAGCAAACACTAAACTTCTCTCAGCAGTAACTTCAGCCTTTGTTAGAGGGTCGTTTATAGAAGAAAGCAGTTCTATGACGCCCTCATTATTTTCTTTTGTAACAACAGCTAAAGCTCCCTGTCCAGCAGCAGGAGTAAAATCATATATTGGAAGGCGTTCAGTAACCAGATCCTTCATTCCCATTCTATCAAGTCCTGCTTCAGCCAATATTACACCATCGAATTCACCTCGATTTACCTTAGCGATTCTTGTTTCTACATTACCTCTAATTGGTTTAACCTCTAAATCAGGGTGTAAAAATTTGACTTGAGCCATTCTTCTCAAGCTACTAGTGCCTATAACTCCACCCTTGGGTAACTTTTTCAAAGGTATATTTTTGGAAAATAGAACGTCGTGAGGTGAGAATCTTTTTGGTATCGCCACTATTTTTGTCCCTAAGTTTTCTGTGATGGGGACGTCCTTTAGGCTATGAACTGCAAAGTCGACCTCTCCTTTCACTACAGCTACATCAATTTCCTTTTCAAAGATACCTTTCCTATCAATAGTGAAAAGAGGTTTTCCTCGTTCTTTATCTCCTGTAGTCTTGATGACTTTAACTTTTACCTCTAGCTCTGGATGAAAGAATTTTAGGCTTTTTATGACTGCATTTGTCTGTATCAGTGACAGCTTGCTTCCTCTGGTGCCAACTGTTAATATCATTCCCGAAACTAACCGACCTTACTTATGTTTCTTAAAGCATCGTCAAAAGCATTGATAATATCTTCTAAATCCTCCTCAGTATGTGCGGTTGATAGGAAGCAGGTTTCGAATTGCGAAGGTGGTAAGAATATACGATGTTTTAAGAGTTTATGGAAGTAACTTTGGAACTTACTTATGTCGGATAGCTTGGCTTTTCTATAATCGGCTACCGGATGAGGAGCAAAGAAAATCTGGAACATAGAGGATATACTGTTTACTTGTGCTTCGATACGATGATCGAAAACCGAGTCTATAAAGGCTTTCTTTATCTCTTCACCTGCCTTTTCGAGTTTTGGGTAAATTTCGTTCTGATTTTTATTCAAAATTTGAAGAGTAGCGTAACCTGCAGCTACCGAAATTGGATTACCACTAAATGTTCCAGCTTGGTATACTTTACCAAGCGGGGATACATATTGCATGATTTCCTTTCGACCACCAAAAGCAGCTATAGGAAAACCACCACCAAGTATCTTACCCAATGTTGTTATATCTGGTTTTATATCATAGTATTCCTGCGCCCCTCCCAAAGAGAGCCTAAAGCCTGTAATGATTTCATCAAATATAAGGAGTATACCGTGATCGGAAGTTATTTTTCGCATCTTATTTAGATATCCTTCCATTGGCAGGATGAGGCCAGTATTTCCTATGACTGGTTCCACTATTAATGCGGCTATATTACATCCCTCATTTTCAACAATTTCTTCTAACGCCTTGATATCATTATAAGGCAAGACTATA from the Candidatus Methylarchaceae archaeon HK02M2 genome contains:
- a CDS encoding bifunctional precorrin-2 dehydrogenase/sirohydrochlorin ferrochelatase is translated as MIIDFNFEGKYVVVVGGGPEGYRKTLSFLDAGAKVLVISKQFSAGLKKLNSLGKVKLLIKDIKKGFPIFDDLRPKPDLIIVATNDKDLNQELAKQAKSNNYMVLAVDNPSISDFTQLAIAQIGDFRIAISTGGKSPAMARVLRKRIEKIIKKEDILQVQLQEYMRGIIKQKVPDHKIRRRLLYTILKNDEIRKLIRNNELDKAKTIAMGLIKDSSVNDMVQVS
- a CDS encoding uroporphyrinogen-III synthase codes for the protein MVQGAYMFNGRTIAITRPQDQAEEVCDVIRREGGEPYLIPTIETKRSDDLSIVKNFTDTLAKGKVDYVIFMSVNGIKYLLESAQILKLRDKLLKYLNEVFIIAVGPKTASKLESYQIRVDLIPEKYSSHGIVESLKQLDISGKIVYLLRTNAATPTLKENLEMMRVIVREIYVYESLIPKNSYIEKNFIHDLIHGKIHAIIFGSSLSVNNLFKMLKRHISVNELRNLLNNKSTIVAIGPLTARTLHELKVKVDVMPSNYLFDGALFALAQYWNKPL
- the cobA gene encoding uroporphyrinogen-III C-methyltransferase; its protein translation is MGYGKVFLVGAGPGDPDLLTVRAVELLNKADAVIYDRLVSKKVLRLVPQNTEKIYVGKGPGKHELSQEEINELIIGMALKGKMVVRLKGGDPFLFGRGGEEAEILMSHDIDFEVVPGITSALAAPAYAGIPLTHRAYSSSIAIVTGHRATNKEETIKWDKLANSVDTIVILMGVGQLESIVESLIRGGLSLDTRVAIIERGTLSDQRTLIGRLGTIVNEAKERKVGPPAVIVIGEVVKFGEKLHWFKVPICSMEERLP
- the hemC gene encoding hydroxymethylbilane synthase, giving the protein MILTVGTRGSKLSLIQTNAVIKSLKFFHPELEVKVKVIKTTGDKERGKPLFTIDRKGIFEKEIDVAVVKGEVDFAVHSLKDVPITENLGTKIVAIPKRFSPHDVLFSKNIPLKKLPKGGVIGTSSLRRMAQVKFLHPDLEVKPIRGNVETRIAKVNRGEFDGVILAEAGLDRMGMKDLVTERLPIYDFTPAAGQGALAVVTKENNEGVIELLSSINDPLTKAEVTAERSLVFALKGGCRVPIGVIGRANDKSLSLYGCVFSVDTCKKIFSTAEGHPDEAERLGGEVAQSLLEKGAKAFEIEWRKKYGVW
- the hemL gene encoding glutamate-1-semialdehyde 2,1-aminomutase — protein: MDRLTSGIIRSQELFKRAKKVLPGGVNSPVRAFEPYPFFVKKASGSKIYSVDGTSYIDYCMAYGPLIFGHSSKEVLDAVEKQLAKGSLYGTPTEKEVEFAELISKLIPSIEMLRLVNSGTEATMHAIRVARGFTGRKKIIKFEGCFHGSHDYVLVKAGSGAITFGAPTSLGIPEETSRNTIVLPYNDIKALEEIVENEGCNIAALIVEPVIGNTGLILPMEGYLNKMRKITSDHGILLIFDEIITGFRLSLGGAQEYYDIKPDITTLGKILGGGFPIAAFGGRKEIMQYVSPLGKVYQAGTFSGNPISVAAGYATLQILNKNQNEIYPKLEKAGEEIKKAFIDSVFDHRIEAQVNSISSMFQIFFAPHPVADYRKAKLSDISKFQSYFHKLLKHRIFLPPSQFETCFLSTAHTEEDLEDIINAFDDALRNISKVG